From one Rhopalosiphum padi isolate XX-2018 chromosome 2, ASM2088224v1, whole genome shotgun sequence genomic stretch:
- the LOC132919196 gene encoding uncharacterized protein LOC132919196: MTFPTAVKKSGPLTISKTGSGSKTLAPGSPKSPGSPQILPGSSKAPLASKAPEKINAGSSVKKPSVPLKSSTIKNVTKPVVNAKLEAEKTLPSAAKGVIKSVTKPPPLNIKVTDAKGLPSPKTPTKSSIKSQVLTKSPLTTKPALVSKSTSVSTGIVRSPSITKSSQVSVTSPMTKSSQVTTGVKSSTTSPLPGKSTLTPKSVAVSSPVTKSPPVVSKTSLTNSTVPKSPTGITNPSTLTLKSVASTKNKENLTSLKSKDQATVAKPTTPVKKAAILPVKGSVGVKSPTIPTNKPPVISKSLSTASSLKSSSLKTPTSPLKLLTKEPPSTAKISALKSTNKSSVVSKSNPTSSKAIVNKESSSLSLISVKSSSTIKSTTSAVSKTSTLKANVTPLSSSSVTKNLVPKSPVAKTKPLTAVKIPSSPTVKTPVSSIVKTPSSPIVKTSLSIAAKIKTPSPSVKARTSSLSLVKPPLSPAVKKMVPTKLILSPGPSKSKSLSSSRLNSVSTESLASRTSLKSPMTPRSTKVVTKSPSKIIKKTEEPKAKGIRGGQPIKKTIEIPGITELPSNLVSNQQETLQFDFVLENVESVLKEENDSTIPQTPDQDTTLDLEKLETDKIVENINDDQEIPNDFVNEESALSNITNAQNVSLSPEINEHNLETIEEDSIEPSIPSLNEQKQEDICILSDFEVVKKDECVPSLNSISQSVNNCSIAFDDNYFNTKNENVFIKQLDETQSCIIDIDDHFEPMNDKLVLGDVPFETDSSQEDISDNEQTVLKEVVEIENCDAERNDCVDDVFIFTDDLLINNYDSVDSTESFIHQFMPKSIKRSEGSSSISTDDGSLLSRKSYSEAVSGSPKDGEYYFDYDFEIVDDCLDYDDEGRSVFVEVTEKEFPELKPKDLSGKRRRNKKQKKRNYSNRTESQSDSNTEINYNPEDFDGNEFCRYIKMMKDCSFYPNGLFSSDSVKLSTSSSLSWLDISIRTTDDDLAPSTENLSTYEVFQASNLNKEFLTSIIGSNESTPTNETTWFWKSIEGKHQPHNKANITLSLQPRPKHLTTPRFMILLALISEAKGYEIKPSLSENFVTKDCMSRFDEKIGRLMVQGFWLIGRLIKESLSEDEEVNCENPFEFVDGDIGLWWAGINMLDWQEHLKECGTQNKDLPNCYQFVVENMGMSGMTRRNTAEAQLVMNAIPDDFMSELDMENFIHTVRNVKYYSGNCFVDSQENLEVQNEVFEEDDEDLIEWEKNSVEKI; this comes from the exons ATGACATTCCCTACTGCTGTGAAAAAATCTGGACCTCTTACAATCTCCAAAACTGGATCAGGATCAAAAACTTTAGCACCAGGATCTCCTAAATCACCTGGTTCTCCTCAGATATTACCTGGATCTTCTAAAGCACCGTTGGCTAGTAAAGCTCCTGAAAAGATCAATGCTGGGTCTTCTGTGAAAAAACCATCTGTTCCTTTGAAAAGTTCAACTATTAAGAATGTTACTAAACCTGTTGTTAATGCTAAATTAGAAGCTGAAAAAACTTTACCTTCTGCTGCCAAAGGAGTGATAAAATCAGTGACTAAACCTCCTCCACTTAATATCAAAGTAACAGATGCTAAAGGATTGCCATCACCTAAAACTCCAACAAAATCATCAATAAAATCTCAAGTGTTGACTAAATCTCCTTTGACAACTAAGCCTGCATTAGTTTCTAAATCAACTTCAGTTTCAACTGGAATTGTTAGATCACCATCGATTACTAAATCATCTCAAGTATCTGTTACATCACCAATGACTAAATCTTCTCAAGTGACCACTGGAGTTAAGTCTTCAACTACATCTCCTCTCCCAGGTAAATCAACTTTAACACCAAAATCAGTTGCTGTGTCTTCTCCAGTAACAAAATCTCCTCCGGTAGTATCTAAAACTTCATTAACAAATTCTACAGTTCCAAAATCACCAACAGGGATCACTAATCCTTCAACGCTTACTCTTAAGTCTGTAGCATCTACAAAAAATAAAGAGAACTTAACatcattaaaatcaaaagatCAAGCTACTGTTGCAAAACCTACCACTCCAGTTAAAAAAGCAGCTATACTACCTGTGAAGGGTTCTGTAGGTGTTAAAAGTCCAACTATACCAACAAACAAACCACCAGTAATATCAAAAAGCTTATCTACAGCTTCTAGTCTAAAATCAAGTTCTTTGAAGACACCTACTTctccattaaaattattaaccaaAGAACCACCTAGCACTGCGAAGATATCTGCTTTAAAGTCAACTAACAAATCCAGTGTGGTTTCTAAATCTAATCCAACATCTTCAAAAGCAATTGTTAATAAAGAATCTAGTTCTTTATCATTAATATCTGTAAAGTCCTCTTCGACAATTAAGTCAACTACTTCAGCAGTATCCAAAACTTCAACTTTGAAAGCTAATGTTACTCCATTGTCATCATCATCTGTTACTAAGAATTTGGTTCCTAAGTCACCAGTAGCAAAAACTAAGCCATTAACAGCTGTAAAAATTCCATCGTCACCTACAGTAAAAACTCCGGTATCATCAATTGTAAAAACTCCATCGTCGCCAATTGTTAAAACATCATTGTCGATAGctgcaaaaattaaaactccATCGCCATCAGTGAAAGCTAGAACTTCTTCCCTATCCTTGGTGAAACCACCTTTGTCTCCTGCAGTAAAAAAAATGGTACCAACCAAATTGATATTAAGCCCTGGACCATCTAAAAGCAAGTCTCTTTCATCTTCTAGACTCAATTCAGTTTCCACTGAAAGTTTGGCTTCAAGGACATCTTTGAAATCTCCCATGACTCCTAGATCCACCAAAGTGGTTACAAAAAGtccttcaaaaataattaagaaaactgAGGAACCAAAAGCCAAAGGTATTCGTGGTGGACAACCAATTAAGAAGACCATAGAAATTCCAGGAATAACTGAATTACCTTCTAATCTAGTTTCAAACCAACAAGAAACTCTTCAGTTTGATTTTGTATTAGAAAATGTTGAAAGTGTTTTGAAAGAAGAAAATGATTCTACAATCCCTCAAACACCAGATCAGGATACAACATTAGACCTTGAGAAATTAGAAACTGacaaaattgttgaaaatattaatgatgaCCAAGAAATACCTAACGATTTTGTCAATGAAGAAAGTGCACTTTCAAATATAACAAATGCTCAAAATGTTAGTTTATCACCAGAGATTAATGAACATAATTTAGAAACTATTGAAGAAGACTCAATAGAACCTTCAATACCATCGCTTAATGAACAGAAACAAGAagacatttgtattttatcagACTTTGAAGTTGTGAAAAAGGATGAATGTGTACCGAGTTTAAATAGTATTTCTCAATctgttaataattgtagtattgcttttgatgataattatttcaataccaaaaatgaaaatgtttttataaaacagttGGACGAAACACAATCGTGCATTATAGACATAGATGATCACTTTGAACCTATGAATGACAAATTAGTTTTAGGAGACGTGCCATTTGAAACCGATTCTAGTCAAGAAGATATTTCTGATAATGAACAAACTGTTCTAAAAGAAGTAGTCGAAATTGAAAACTGTGATGCAGAGCGAAATGACTGTGTTGatgatgtatttatattcacagacgatttattaattaataattatgatagtgTTGATAGTACTGAAAGTTTCATTCATCAATTTATGCCAAAGTCAATCAAACGCTCTGAAGGTTCATCATCGATTAGTACAGATGATGGAAGTCTTCTAAGTCGTAAATCTTATTCAGAAGCTGTTTCAGGATCACCTAAAGATggagaatattattttgattatgattTTGAAATTGTTGATGATTGTTTGGACTATGATGACGAGGGACGATCAGTATTTGTTGAAGTGACAGAAAAAGAATTTCCAGAACTAAAACCAAAAGATTTATCTGGTAAAAGAAGaagaaacaaaaaacaaaagaaaaggAATTATAGTAACAGAACAGAATCTCAATctg attCAAACACTGAAATTAATTACAACCCAGAAGATTTTGATGGAAATGAATTTTGTCGTTATATCAAAATGATGAAAGATTGTTCGTTTTATCCAAACGGATTATTTTCATCAGATTCAGTCAAATTATCTACTTCATCATCCCTATCATGGTTAGATATATCTATCCGTACAACTGATGATGACTTAGCGCCTTCTACAGAAAACTTAAGTACCTATGAAGTTTTCCAAGCAAGTAATTTGAATAAAGAATTCTTAACGTCAATAATTGGTTCCAATGAATCAACTCCCACAAATGAAACTACCTGGTTTTGGAAATCTATTGAGGGTAAACATCAACCCCACAATAAAGCCAATATAACGCTTAGTCTTCAACCAAGACCTAAACATTTAACTACACCTCGTTTCATGATTCTTTTGGCACTCATCAGTGAGGCTAAAGGTTATGAAATTAAACCATCATTGTCTGAAAACTTTGTCACAAAAGATTGTATGTCCagatttgatgaaaaaattgGACGGCTGATGGTTCAAGGATTTTGGCTTATAGGCCGTTTAATAAAAGAAAGTTTGTCCGAGGACGAAGAAGTGAATTGTGAAAATCCATTTGAGTTTGTAGATGGTGACATTGGTTTATGGTGGGCAGGAATTAATATGTTGGATTGGCAAGAACACTTAAAAGAATGCGGTACTCAAAATAAAGACTTGCCAAACTGCTACCAGTTTGTTGTTGAAAACATGGGTATGAGTGGTATGACTAGACGCAATACAGCTGAAGCCCAATTAGTCATGAATGCTATACCCGATGATTTTATGAGCGAACTTGACATGGAAAATTTCATTCACACTGTGCGTAATGTCAAGTATTATAGTGGCAATTGTTTTGTGGACAGTCAAGAGAATTTAGAAGTACAAAATGAAGTCTTTGAAGAGGATGATGAAGATCTTATAGAATGGGAAAAAAACTctgttgaaaaaatttaa